AGCCGGGAGATAGCAACTGAAGAGATATGGGAAGTACTCTCGGAGTGGAAAACGCTCGAACGTAGAGCCGCCCTGCTTGACGCGGCACGGCGTGATCTCCCAACCTTCAATAGCAGGTCCGGCCACATCGATGCCTGATACCCCGGCTGAACCGCCCAGTACCGGGCCCATCGATACCGAGGTCGTCGACCGAATTGCAGCGCATCTTGCTCGGAGCGTTCGCTTCAGCGACGTCCAATCACGTCCACCGTACGCAGCGAGCGCCGTCATCGCCGACTACGACCTCGGCTACTTCCCGAGCGGTGTCACGCGAGCGTATCTTCGGATCCGATGGTTCGAGACCGACGACTTCAGCATCCATTACTCCGAGCAATACCAGACCGTGAATTCGTGGGAATGCCGATGGGATCGTCACCCGAACGACCACAACACCCGCGAACACTTCCATCCGCCCCCAGACGCACCCACTCCTGAAGAAGACGAGGGCGACCCCGACGAGTGGCGGGACGTTCTCGCAACCGTGCGCACCAGTCTCGACGACCGACTTGAAGCATTCTGGACCGAATAGCTGGCTTGGCAATGTAAAGTCCTGCGTGGTACGACGACGTCGCTCGCCATCTCATCGATCGATACGGATCGAGCAATGGTATTGCTGGCGTCGGACCCTCGACGAACAGCGTCTGCAGCTGCACTAGTCCCACGAGCTCGGTTATCTCGCCAATCAGAGCGGTTGAAGAAGACCCAGATGATGATAAATTTCTGGAGGCAGCGGTTGCTGGTGACGTCGATTACCTCGTTTCTGGTGACCAATACTTACTTGACCTCGGCTCTTTTCTCGGTATCGAGATCGTCACGCCCCAGTGTTCTACGACCACCTCAACGATTAGTGAAATTAGTATAGTGGCGACTCGTAAGTGTTTACGGAGAGTTTTTCACACGGTCGTGATACAACCTGGCTGGAGTTCCGCGAGATGATCCTCAAAGCGACCGTCTACCACCTCGGAGATGCGTCCGATTTCCATGAAATCAACCGCTGGGTACCGAAACTACAGAGGCACCAATTCGAACCTTTTCTTGGGCTCGTATCTTAAATAGCCCGTCGACGAGCCCACATGTGGACTCAACTCAGAAA
This region of Halalkalicoccus sp. CGA53 genomic DNA includes:
- a CDS encoding PIN domain-containing protein, which codes for MRAVEEDPDDDKFLEAAVAGDVDYLVSGDQYLLDLGSFLGIEIVTPQCSTTTSTISEISIVATRKCLRRVFHTVVIQPGWSSAR